From the Oncorhynchus keta strain PuntledgeMale-10-30-2019 unplaced genomic scaffold, Oket_V2 Un_contig_4759_pilon_pilon, whole genome shotgun sequence genome, the window TTATGGTAAAGTGAGTGTGGGTTAGCCATTCAAAACTTTCAATTTAAAGAGGACTTTGTGTAAACATATGTTCGTGTGAATATGGTATTAGATTTGTTCTGTTTGATAACACCTGATACTAAGGTTATTTCCAGGCTTCAGCAGGATTAGATTAGTTGATTTACTAATTAACTAGTAGGGTTGAATTAATTCAGTTAGTAGGGGTGAGGTTAGGTTAAGGTGAGTCTGTGTGATTCCCATACAGGTGGCCTGGGAAGATGTTCGTGATAGGCTTATCTAAACAGTATTTTAAGTGGAAACACACTACCTTATGCAAACAAATATTAGAGGGTAAGCACACAGTAGTAGAATTAAAGTACAGTGTAGTATATTTCAATCCTGTTGCTTCCTGTGGCTAGTTATGTTCCATAATTTATGTAGTTCTCCAGAAAGGCATAGTGTTACACAACTTAAAACAAACAATTATTATTTAAGCTGGATGTTACCTGATATTGCATGTAGGATTTGATACTGTTATGCTATTTTATAGCTTTTATCGTCAAGCTTGATGCCGACTGCGTTCATCCATCTGTGCGGGTCTTTCAAGTGCCTGTCTTCCTTTATTGAGAGAGCAGAAGAGGGGGATTAAAGAGTAAAGATTACACACACAGCTTAGCCCTCTATAATACAGCCTCCTTTTATTACTTTTCAGCCAGGGAATTAGAGGCTCAGAGAGCAGTTTAATCTGAGGCAGAAGCTCAGAACCTCACAGACAGCTGTTATGGAATGATCTTATCAGGACTGCAGCTTAGTGTACCAACGGGAAATGAGATGTATTGTCACGTTAGTCTTGATGGATCCATCCACAGTGTTCTTCCATCTCAACCATTGACTGAACTCTGGCATAGTCTGCCATCCTAACTGAGCTTCTGGAGAGGAAGGTAACTAACTGTTCAGGGATGTGaccatgagaccaatggtgatTAAAAcatctgtttccttcctctctggcagctCAGTTAGGATGGCAGAACGTCACACTATTACTATGGAGACAGAACAGAAGTTCATCTGAGTTAATTTCATCCCCAGTTTTGGAGGACAAAGCTCAATCTCATATAGGTTAAACCTATCAAACTATTAGTGTTACTGTCAATTGGATTATAAGCCTTGACTCAGCTGTTTGACCATGACCAGATGATATGAACCAACTACTCTGCACATTTTAATAGGAAACTATATATGAGAGAATGTGTGTAAATTGACAAGAAAttccaggaccacccatacgtagaatgtatgcacacatgactgactgtaagtcgctttggataaaagcgtctgctaaatggcatatattattattattattattatatatcaaAGACGACACCTGCAGGACCTCTTGGGGTGGTGAGGTATATCACATTGTCTTGGGCAGTCAGCACATGGTTGAAGCTAACTGCCGTATTAAGAGCAGATCAAGGCCTAATAAAAATCATAAGCCCAGCAGGGACACTGTTTAGACACGTTGGTGTTGGGAATCGGTATCGCCCCACACCGGTAAAGAGGGCTTAATGCAGGACTAATGAGGACTCCGCAAAGGTCGTTCTGACGCAGACTAACTGGGACACCGCTGGAGTCCCACTTGAATGTTCTAGAACTTATTCTAATAAATGTATGTAAAATTTCTAGAATGTCAATGTGCGAGAGACAGTTTTACTGGATTTTTAACCACTCATAAACGTGTTTATACAAGGAAAATTAATGTTTTACTTGGTTATCCAGTAAAGATCAGGCCCGGATGTCAGTCCATAGTGGGAGAATAGGCCTGCTAGGTAGAGATACAGTTTAACCAAGTGCGGCAGAGGACATTTTGGGATAATCCTAAAACGGATTGGAGATTGGAACAAGTGACGAGTGGATTACCGATCCCTGCAGTTTGGGACATTGTAGTGACTGGCAGGTTTGGCCAAACTGGAGGATTCACATTTTTCTACACCTGTGATGGTGCATGCAAAGTCGTGCTGTGATTTAACTATTGTAGTGACTGCCAAATTATAGAAAAGGCGCAGCTGGTTTGGGGGAACATTGTGTGTAGACAAGTGGTCTTTGACATCCTCAGCTATATGAGTAATGAAGAGATCAAGTTTCATGCAGTAAACATGTTACagtatctaataatgtaaacatgttacagtatctaataatgtaaacatgttacagtatctaataatgtaaacatgctacagtatctaataatgtaaacatgctacagtatctaataatgtaaacatgctacagtatctaataatgtaaacatgctactgtatctaataatgtaaacatacagtatctaataatgtaaacatgctactgtatctaataatgtaaacatgctacagtatctaataatgtaaacatgttacagtatctaataatgtaaacatgctactgtatctaataatgtaaacatgatactgtatctaataatgtaaacatgttacagtatctaataatgtaaacatgttacagtatctaataatgtaaacatgttactgtatctaataatgtaaacatgctactgtatctaataatgtaaacatgttacagtatctaataatgtaaacatgctactatctaataatgtaaacatgctacagtatctaataatgtaaacatgttacagtatctaataatgtaaacatgctactgtatctaataatgtaaacatgttactgtatctaataatgtaaacatgctacagtatctaataatgtaaacatgttacagtatctaataatgtaaacatgctacagtatctaataatgtaaacatgctactgtatctaataatgtaaacatgttacagtatctaataatgtaaacatgctactgtatctaataatgtaaacatgctactgtatctaataatgtaaacatgttacagtatctaataatgtaaacatgctactgtatctaataatgtaaacatgttacagtatctaataatgtaaacatgttacagtatctaataatgtaaacatgctactgtataatgtaaacatgttacagtatctaataatgtaaacatgctactgtatctaataatgtaaacatgcTACAGTATCTAATAATGTAAAATGTTACAGTAATGTAAACATGCTACagtatctaataatgtaaacatgctactgtatctaatgtaaaatgttacagtatctaataatgtaaacatgctactgtatctaataatgtaaacatgcTATTGTATCTAATAATGAAAACATGTTACagtatctaataatgtaaacatgttacagtatctaataatgtaaacgttgctactgtatctaataatgtaaacGTGCTACagtatctaataatgtaaacTGTCCTAACagtatctaataatgtaaacatgttACAGTATCTAATGTAAACATGCTACTGTATAAACATCTACTGTATCAGATTAGTAATAATGTAAACATGTTACagtatctaataatgtaaacatgcTACTGTATCTAATGTAAACATGCTATAGTACCTAATAATGTAAATGTTACAGTACCTAATGTAAACATGCTACAGTATCTAATGTAAACATGCTACTGTATCTAATGTAAATGTGCTATAGTACCTAATAATGTAGACATGCTACAGTACCTAAATAATGTAAACTTGCTAAAGTACCTAATAATGTAAACATGCTACAGTGTTTAACAAtataaggggcggcaggtaacctagtggttagagctttggactagtaaccgaaaggttgcaagacgGAAttccacgagctgacaaggtaaaaatctgccgttctgcacctgaacaaggcagttaacccactgttcctaacccatcattgaaaataataatttgttctgaactgacttgcctagttaaataaaggtacaaaaacaAGCTACAGTATATAAGTGTTTCACAAGGGCTACAAAGTCAGGTAACGAGGTCATTACTCTGccgttgtagagcatgaacctacaggaacgggacagcgccttgatgttagttgaaaaATATTGAATTAATGTATCTATTCATTAATTACATTAACAATTCAGACATCTCGATATCGTCTCAGATTAGTCAAAACAGAATGTTGTAACAAACCCTACCCATGACCCTTAAAGGGTCATCACTCAACTCTTGTTTGGTTTttaaacttgactgctgacatgcaaaacattttgggactgaatcaacagtggactaatgaaaaacATACCAAAAATATCATTTTGGAGTGGAATTCCACTTTAAGGTTTTGACCCCATGCTAAGAGGACCTGGTTCCATGGTGTGACTGACTCGGCCATCTGGCTACATGACCTGTTCTCGGTTTTAAGTCTCTGGCCCTATCCCGTcttctgtccctgtcctgctctCAGGTCCACTAAGCTCAGCTCCCTACTGTACCTGCCAATAGCGTGACGTGACGATTGCAACTGGATGATCCAGGCCTGCCTGGCTACTCCACAATTGGCTTATATTTAACCTCGAACAATTTTTATTTTCTAGTGTACTTCATGATTTGCATGCATACATTGGTAAATAACAAATGGTGCAATGTGGCCAAAGATAAGACGTTAAGGTATTGTAGGCTACCTCACACTAACCCACTCAACATGCATTGACATCAACCTAGGACAATACACACTACAATACTGGTACGGTGTGTTTGAGTTCAATCCTATTGGTGGGTCTTGACGGTGCCAACACCATTCAGCCCCGATCCCTATTCATCTATTGGCAGCAGACCAGAGGCTCTCTTCACCAATGGACAAAAGTGCATGGTCAGCAGCACAACCAGACACATCCTACTCCCTCATTTTATCTGGTTCATATGCAGTCAATGAACTACCGCAGACCAGACCCAGACGCGAAAGCATTGGTGCCTACAGTATGGGAGTGCCACCCCTTAAGGGGACAGTAACTGACCATTTTGTGCCATATTAAGACAGTGTGAGCGGGACATCATTTAGCCACCATCTTTAAAAAGAGCATGGTCAGCAGCACTCACCCACCTCTGCTCCCTACAGCCAGTGGGTtcagggagagactgagagacttaGATCTAAATAGAGCAAATGTTGTTTGAAAAGAAGTGGAGCAACTGTCAATCTGTCCAACTATCTAAGACCAATTTGATCACGACGTTTGGACTTACATGAACACCCTTCAGTTGAGTTATTACAGTCATCAACCCTTGTCAGAGCCTGGCCTTTTTAAGTCAATTAATTTAGGACACTGGCAAAGCGTTGTCCCCGATTCTTAACTGCAGTGCAGGGAAATAGCCTAGTCGCCAGAGGGCAGCACGTACAAGGATAAATAGATGATTTGGTCCTTCAATGCCAAAGTAATGGGCTAATGCTGAGACCCAATGATCAATATAGCAAAAGCCTTGAAATATTTAACAGATTGGCATCAATATGTACAAACTACAGGAAAACAAATCCAAAAGGTTATTTATTCTTTAAATGAATacacaaaaaataaaaatcataCAACATCCTTTCCTTATTTattaaaatacattattttcctTCATGCTACATTCAGGCAAACTCATAATGCCAAAGTTATTTTCTAAAAACTCAACCTGAACTCATCCATCCACAAAACATGAGCtataatacctgccagtctgtATCCACACCTCTGCCATCCATCCTATTGTACATGGTCAATATCTAGCCCTTACGAAGGACTACATCTGAGTAAATTGTAATTTGACAGAATTGAACTGCTAAAGTAGAAGTATTGTAAAATAAATCAATGAGGTCCTTAATTTAAGGGCTCggtcatatatatacacacaggtcaaTTGTGACAGTCTATTTCGTCATCTCTTCCACTAGGGCTAATCCTTGTCGTCGCTGCCATTTTGGTCATCGTCGATGTCCCTGCGTGGCAAGACAGTGCGGTACAGAGACGTCCCTTTAGCCTGGATGAAGGTGAGGGTCATCTTGTGCTTGGTTACCTTCAATACAATACAACTTTATTGATCCCCCTCCTCCAGGAACGGCAAATGtacgtctgaaatggcaccctattccccatgtagtgcactattgaTCAGAGAGTATTGAGAATAGGCTGCCATGTGACACATCCAATCCAGTCAGTCTACAAGTATCAAAACCACAAACAGGATACAGATACGACAATTCATTAAAACAGTAGAATGGACAATTCTATTTATGACTGACCTCTCCGTGGACAAAGCCTCCCAGGGTAGAGGCCTGGCCTGTAAAAAACTTGAGGGTGTCTTTGGGGACATGGTGCCAGTGACGCGTGTCTGGGTCCAGGAAGTTACCGGCACCGCTCACAACATAGCCCACACCAGACTCCTTCAGGTACTGAGGagagaatggggggggggggtcagtcaGGGTCATGTTTGGGAGAGCGCAAACATTTTAAAACAGAGCCACTacctgaaaatattttttaattgtGTTTAACATTTTTCTACAGTTTGCCATTCTGAAAAATACCATGATGCAACTTAAAAACCGCTTAAGTATTCATCCCATTTTttaaattttcacctaaaatgacacaACCAAACCTAACTActtgtagctcaggccctgaagcaaggatacgCATAtttgtggtaccatttgaaaggaaacactttgaagtttgtggaaatgtgaaaggaatctagaagactataacacaatagatctggtaaaagatattacaaagaaataaaaatgtttgtaccttcatctttgaaatgcaaaagaaaggccataatgtattattccagcccaggtgcaatttagatgtgtcactagatggcagcagtgtctgaaaagttttagactgatccaatgaaccattgcatttctgttcagaattttgtatcaagactgtcCAAATGTGCCTGATTTCTTTATTAATAACtttatgttcaaaattgtgcactctcctcaaacagaatggtattatttcactgtaatagctactgcaaATTGgtcagtgcagttagattaacaaacatttaagctttctgccaatatcagataagtctatgtcctgggaaatgatCTTGTTACTTACACCCTcttgctaatcgcattagcctacgttagctcaaccgtcctgtgGAAAGGACACTGATTCCGAGGGAGTTAACATTATCCATCAATAAATCGAGAATGCTAAAGTGACACGCTAAAGTAAACAATCCATCTTCCATATGGCCTTCCTTTATCTAACAGCAACCCTCTGGTTGATAGAATAGTTTAGGAGAAGACTATGCGAAATTAAGTTTCAAAACCTCCGCAAACCTGCAGGTTGTGATCGTGACCACAGAAGTATGCAGTGGCCTTGTGCTTGACCAGAAGGGGGCGTAGTCTCTTCAGGAGGCACTCTGTGGGGCCGTGCTCGGACACTGACCACACCGGGTAGTGACCAGCCACAAGCAGGAAGTCAGCCTTGGACTGGGCCATCCTCTTTTGCAGCCAGGTCAGCTGGTAGGTGGATACAGTAAATTAAGACTTAGTTCTTGATCATTTCCTCTATTACAATGTTTTTGGGATTTCTGATGGAGAATTTGTCAGCAGTTGCAATTAATTAACCTTAAGGACAAGAAGAACAACAAGTGTAAAAAGTACATTCAGTTGCAACAATGGTCAGGTTGACAGGGTCGGTGGAACAAAGTCAGTCAATAGAATCTCAAGTCTTAAAATGACTTTAAAAGTTCAAgccaaaaacattttatttaacaaAGCCCAGAATAATCTGTGTACCTGTCGGTTGGCCTCAATGGTGCTGAGGGGTCCGCGAGGCTTCTCATCATCGTAGTCGTCAGAGTTACCACACAGCATCACTGTATCCAGCATCATGATGCTCAGAGTGCGCTTGGTGTTTGGGATACGGAAGTTCAGCTCGTAGTAGTAGTGAGGGAACCGCCTGAGGGGGGATTGAGGCTCAATGAATGAAGACTAATCAATGAaggttaagatagaaacaacTCAGTGAAACGgtctgaatcccaaatggcaccctaatcccaaCATAGTGTACTATTTTagacatttgggatgcagcctagGGTTATGCAGTGAAAAGACTGATTCTGCTGCATGATAAAACATTCATGATGAACAGATACGAAAAACTTTAAAGGTTTTATGCTGTCAAAGACTTGCATAAGGTCTAAGCAAAGACAGTGGATAAATGAAGATGTCCCACTCAGGCCGTTTACCATTGAAAAAAAGGGTCACAGTTCCGTTCTGTTGAAGGAGTGGCTGTCGCATAGGCACCAATGCATTATCAGCTGGGTCTTGTCTGCTTAGTTCATGAACCAGAAAAGAGGAGCGAGTGAGATGTCTCGCCTCGGTCTCTGGTCTACGTGTCCGTTTCTTACCATCTGTCAGACTTGCGGCTGTAGTCGATCTGAGCCTTGACGTTGCCCGCGTGGTCGTGGTTTCCAGCCAGGATGTACCAGGGAATGTTGAGAGAGTCAGCCGTGTACACGTGCTCAAAGGTATCCTGAGAGGGCAAAGGTCATTTTAGATTGATAAACAAGCGCATTCCGTTTGCAAACCAAACACATTTAAAATTCCTCAAGATGTAACAGACACAGCAACTAACCATTAGGATCAGAAAAACATTCACAGCAAAGAAAGTAAGGATATTTGATCCATTCTGCCATAGCTGGAGTAACTCTGCTTAACAACTGACCTGGAATCTTGGGGAATCTGCACTGTTCACTCCAGAGTAGTAGAAGTTATCACCCAGGGCAAGAACAAAGTCTGCACCCATCTGCTCTGCTATCTTGCCCATCTCCCAGGCTGTAGCCTTCTCCACCGGTGTGATGTAGGGAGGGTAGGGCACCCCGCCCCAGTCCCCCAGAGCCAGGAACCGGATGGACGTTTGGTTCTCTGGGGgagaaaccaccaccaccatacatGTAGAATTATAGCCATTTAACAAACACTTTTAACCAAAGAAATGTACAGTTcaagtgtttttttatttttattttaccatttAACCAGCAGGCAAATCAGTTCAAGAACCCATGGCAGGAATCGGGGTTTGAAAACGGTTACCATTACATCCTCCAACAAACACATAGCGTCTCAGaaaatgtagtgtatatacacaACTTGCTATAACAGATTGATTTGTAGTCAAATGGGATGTGTCAGTGGAAGTATAACTGAAA encodes:
- the LOC118371122 gene encoding tartrate-resistant acid phosphatase type 5, translating into MALPLFTLLLTALPVVHCLPTAFQDLEQSSKNQTSIRFLALGDWGGVPYPPYITPVEKATAWEMGKIAEQMGADFVLALGDNFYYSGVNSADSPRFQDTFEHVYTADSLNIPWYILAGNHDHAGNVKAQIDYSRKSDRWRFPHYYYELNFRIPNTKRTLSIMMLDTVMLCGNSDDYDDEKPRGPLSTIEANRQLTWLQKRMAQSKADFLLVAGHYPVWSVSEHGPTECLLKRLRPLLVKHKATAYFCGHDHNLQYLKESGVGYVVSGAGNFLDPDTRHWHHVPKDTLKFFTGQASTLGGFVHGEVTKHKMTLTFIQAKGTSLYRTVLPRRDIDDDQNGSDDKD